A genomic region of Metopolophium dirhodum isolate CAU chromosome 1, ASM1992520v1, whole genome shotgun sequence contains the following coding sequences:
- the LOC132953599 gene encoding piggyBac transposable element-derived protein 3-like yields the protein MASSSKSLCVNDIINLLEADELSEDTIFLEPPDENITDEDSDNDEHTGDINHLPASVLKANVILPKEILNTDNYYESKKKKVVTTKKNRVVVGMKKSQKDSSQIWREGDLETPKITELWGPDENSKIKYGSLAPFELFELFFDDQVFDSIVQYTNIYASSKNISLDLTKNELKCFIAILLLSGYNEMSRRRMYWEKAPDTNNGLVSNAMRRNRFDDIFHNLHFSNNNNLDNSDKYAKIRPLITMINTRFLMHAPHEEFHSIDESMVPYYGKHGCKQFIRGKPIRFGFKVWVGTLRLGYALWISPYQGKNTGFNQTDVGLGGSVILAYANQIINHRPAPYHLVFDNFFTGVTLLEKLKSINIRATGTIRSNRVMKCPIDFGKMKKQPRGSSCSFVSNNAIFICCWRDNNIVCLASNTIGTDPISVANRWSTFEKKRLRISQPNIVSVYNKNMGGVDRMDQNISQYRIGIRGKKWYSSIVLYIIDLAVQNAWQLHRMYNKNKMDQLAFRRSIVISYLTRYKTEPTPGRSGGKPSSVIMEIRYDKFEHYLIPQDSQTRCGQCHQKTTTRCMKCNIGVHAKCNVLYHTK from the exons ATGGCTTCATCGTCAAA atctctTTGtgtgaatgatattataaatttgctGGAAGCAGATGAGCTGAGTGAAGATACTATTTTCTTAGAACCTCCGGATGAAAATATTACTGACGAAGACTCCGATAACGATGAACATACAGGTGATATAAACCATTTACCTGCTAGTGTATTGAAAGCTAATGTTATTTTACCGAAAGAAATTCTCAACACCGACAATTATtacgaatcaaaaaaaaaaaaagttgtgactacaaaaaaaaatcgggtTGTAGTGGGCatgaaaaaaagtcaaaaagaTTCATCTCAAATTTGGCGTGAAGGAGATTTAGAGACTCCTAAAATAACAGAGCTTTGGGGTCCAGAtgaaaacagtaaaataaaatatggctcACTTGCGCCATTTGaactttttgaattatttttcgatGATCAAGTTTTTGATTctattgtacaatatacaaacatttatgcttcttctaaaaatatttccttggacttgacaaaaaatgaattgaaaTGTTTTATTGCAATTCTCTTATTATCTGGGTATAATGAAATGTCTCGGCGACGTATGTACTGGGAAAAGGCCCCTGATACAAATAATGGTTTAGTGTCCAATGCTATGAGGCGAAATAGATTTGACGATATATTTCATAATCTTCACTTTTCAAACAACAACAACTTGGATAATTCtgataaatatgcaaaaataagaCCGTTGATTACTATGATAAATACTAGATTCCTAATGCACGCTCCTCACGAAGAATTTCATAGCATAGATGAATCCATGGTGCCATATTATGGTAAACATGGATGCAAACAATTTATCCGAGGAAAACCAATTCGTTTTGGATTTAAAGTGTGGGTTGGGACATTGCGTCTAGGATATGCATTATGGATCTCTCCTTACCAAGGAAAAAATACCGGGTTCAACCAAACAGATGTCGGATTAGGAGGATCTGTTATTTTAGCTTATGCTAACCAAATTATAAACCATCGACCTGCTCCATATCATTTGGtgtttgacaatttttttacggGTGTCACTCTTTTGGAAAAGCTCAAATCTATCAACATTCGCGCGACAGGTACAATTCGGTCAAACAGAGTTATGAAATGTCCAATTGATtttggaaaaatgaaaaaacaaccAAGAGGGTCTAGCTGTAGTTTTGTTTCaaataatgcaatttttatttgCTGTTGGCGTGATAATAACATTGTTTGCTTAGCTTCAAATACTATTGGGACAGATCCTATTTCTGTGGCAAACCGTTGGTCTACtttcgaaaaaaaaagattacgGATTTCACAACCAAATATCGTTTctgtttataacaaaaatatgggTGGTGTAGATCGAATGGACCAAAATATATCACAATATCGTATTGGGATCAGAGGTAAAAAATGGTACTCTTCTattgttctatatattatagacttagCCGTTCAAAATGCATGGCAGCTTCATaggatgtataataaaaataaaatggatcAATTGGCATTTCGAAGAAGCATAGTTATTTCATATCTGACACGTTACAAGACAGAACCCACTCCAGGAAGAAGTGGAGGCAAACCATCCAGTGTTATTATGGAAATAAGATATGAcaaatttgaacattatttGATTCCCCAAGACTCTCAAACACGGTGTGGTCAATGTCATCAAAAAACAACGACAAGATGTATGAAGTGCAATATTGGTGTCCACGCAAAATGTAACGTTTTATATCACACAAAATAA